The genomic region CGAGCGGGTGTGGGGTGACGACCTGCGCGTCGAGGGCGTGGTGGTGGAGAGCCTCGACGGGGTCGACGAGCTGCCGGGGGTCGTCGAGGCGTTCCGGCCGGGGCCCGGCCGGCGGCTGGGCGTCCTCGTCGACCATCTCGTCCCCGGCTCGAAGGAGAGCCGCATCGCCGCCGCCGTCACCGGCGAGCACGTGCTGGTCACCGGCCATCCCTACATCGACATCTGGCAGGCGGTGAAGCCGGCGTCGATCGGCATCCCGGCCTGGCCGACGGTGCCCCGCGGCGAGCCGTGGAAGGAGGGGGTGTGCCGGGCGCTGGGCGTTGCCGAACCCGTCGATCTGTGGCGCCGGGTACTGGCCTCGGTCGACAGCTACACCGATCTCGAGGTGGGCCTGCTGGGAGCCGTGGAGCGGCTGATCGACTTCGTCACGGCCTGACACCGCCCCCCGCGCCGCCCCGGGGAGCCTGCCGTGCTGCCGTGACGCCGCCCTGTTCTGGCGGGGTTCGGGCGTTCGCATACGGTGAGTGCGGACGGGGCAGCTCGACTCCTCCGTAGGTGGGAGACACGATGCCGGTGTGGGTCAGGCCGTCGATGCTCGCCCAGATCGTCGGCGTGGTCGCCGTCGCCCTGGTGGCCGGGTTCGGTCTGCGGTTCGCGCTGACCGGCTCGGACCAGCACGGCGCCCCGGTCCCCAGGCCCGTCGACTCGCCCGTCGCCGCCGGCCCGGCGGCGCTCGCCGGCCGCACCGTCGTGCTCGATCCAGGGCACGACGGCGGCAACAGCCGAGCGAGCGCGGCCATCAACCGACTGGTGCCCGCCGGGGGTTTCGACAAGGAGTGCGACACCGTCGGGGCGCAGACCGACGGCGGGTACCCGGAGCACGCCTTCACGTTCGATCTCGCCCAACGGGCCGCCGTGATCCTGCGCTCCCGCGGCGCCAGGGTCGTGTTGACCCGGCCGGGCGACGACGGCGTGGGCCCGTGCATCGACGACCGGGCGAAGATCGGCAACAGCGCCGGCGCGGCCGCGGTCGTCTCCGTCCACGCCGACGGCGGGCCCGCCGAGGGGCGCGGCTTCCACGTGATCGCGCCCGCGCTGAGTCCCGACCGGGCCAACGCGGCGATCCTCACCCCGTCGAGCCGGCTCGCCGGGGCCCTGCGGTCGGCGTTCGGCCGCGCCACCGGCCAGCCGCTGGCCGACTATCTCGGCAAGGAGGGGATGACGATCCGGTCCGACCTGGGGGGCCTGAACCTCTCCCGTGTCCCGAAGGTGTTCCTCGAATGCGGGAACATGCGCAACCGGACCGACGCCGCGGAAATCATCGATCCGGCCTGGCGGGCCCGGGCGGCGAGCGGCATCGCCGACGGTGTGACCGCGTTCCTCCTGGCCTCGGGTTCGCCGTCGGCGGCGCCGACCCGCTGATCCGGCTCCTCGCGATCGTGCCGCGGCGGGGCCGTCCGGCCTGGGTAGCAGCGGATCCGGGCGGGCGGTGGTTGGGAAACGACCGCGCGACCGCGCCCGAACATGAAAACGGCCACTCCAGGGAGTGGCCGGCC from Frankia alni ACN14a harbors:
- a CDS encoding DUF3097 domain-containing protein; translated protein: MRSRDYGRDVLAPAARTRPVPPPEVELEADLVVEEVATGFCGAVVGTERGAVTLEDRHGARRVFPLAPGAFLLEGRRVTLVRPRRAGPAAPARTASGSLAVAGHRARVARASRIYVEGVHDAALVERVWGDDLRVEGVVVESLDGVDELPGVVEAFRPGPGRRLGVLVDHLVPGSKESRIAAAVTGEHVLVTGHPYIDIWQAVKPASIGIPAWPTVPRGEPWKEGVCRALGVAEPVDLWRRVLASVDSYTDLEVGLLGAVERLIDFVTA
- a CDS encoding N-acetylmuramoyl-L-alanine amidase — its product is MPVWVRPSMLAQIVGVVAVALVAGFGLRFALTGSDQHGAPVPRPVDSPVAAGPAALAGRTVVLDPGHDGGNSRASAAINRLVPAGGFDKECDTVGAQTDGGYPEHAFTFDLAQRAAVILRSRGARVVLTRPGDDGVGPCIDDRAKIGNSAGAAAVVSVHADGGPAEGRGFHVIAPALSPDRANAAILTPSSRLAGALRSAFGRATGQPLADYLGKEGMTIRSDLGGLNLSRVPKVFLECGNMRNRTDAAEIIDPAWRARAASGIADGVTAFLLASGSPSAAPTR